The Streptomonospora litoralis genome window below encodes:
- a CDS encoding zinc ribbon domain-containing protein has product MTEAERTSAGIALEDLTGIRQRVRLCRPQRVAIHSWAFARLAAFITYKAKRAGVPLVQVEPAYTSRECAECHHIDTRNRVDRARFVCRSCGVVAHADRNASRNLAVRGEAAWNAGRESRVPATP; this is encoded by the coding sequence GTGACCGAGGCTGAACGCACCTCGGCCGGTATCGCCCTGGAAGACCTGACGGGGATCCGGCAGAGGGTACGGCTTTGCAGGCCCCAACGGGTCGCGATCCATTCCTGGGCCTTCGCCCGGCTCGCCGCCTTCATCACCTACAAGGCCAAGCGGGCCGGGGTGCCGCTGGTGCAGGTGGAGCCGGCCTACACCAGCCGGGAATGCGCCGAATGCCACCACATCGACACGAGGAACAGGGTCGATCGGGCCCGGTTCGTGTGCCGGTCGTGCGGGGTCGTTGCCCACGCCGACCGCAACGCTTCCCGCAACCTCGCCGTACGCGGCGAGGCTGCGTGGAATGCGGGGCGTGAGTCACGCGTCCCTGCCACCCCATAA
- the metH gene encoding methionine synthase, protein MSSRLSFRDALAQRVIIADGAMGTMLQAHDLSLDDFNGLEGCNEILNVTRPDVVRSTHAAFFDVGVDCVETNTFGTNYAALGEYDIPERTYELAEAGARLAREVADDYTTPDHPRYVLGAAGPGTKLPSLGHVDYATIRDYYERCHIGLIEGGADAILVETCQDLLQTKAAVVGAVRARRAKGVDIPIIAQVTIETTGTMLLGSEIGAALTSLEPLGIDVIGINCATGPAEMSEHLRYLSQHAQVNISCMPNAGLPELGANGAVYPLQPNELADAHDSFTGEFGLNIAGGCCGTTPEHLRQVVERVGGRGVKNRNAENPASAASLYQSVPFRQDLSYLAVGERTNANGSKKFREAMVEERYDDCVEIARDQIADGAHLLDLNVDYVGRDGKADMSELASRLATASTLPIMLDSTEPDVVEAGLERLGGRAVINSVNYEDGDGPDSKMKRLMPVIKEHGAAVVGLTIDEDGQARTAEWKVRVASRLIDELTGEWGMDRGDIIIDALTFPIGTGQDETRRDGIETIEAIKEINRLYPGVQTTLGLSNLSFGLNPAARIVLNSVFLHECTQVGLTSAIVHASKILPMNRIPDEQRQVALDMIYDRRTDDYDPLSKFLDLFEGVDAQALKASRADALAQLPLWERLERRIIDGEMNGMDADLDEALTERPALQIVNDTLLAGMKVVGDLFGSGEMQLPFVLKSAECMKSAVAHLEPHMEKSEDEEGKGRIVLATVKGDVHDIGKNLVDIILSNNGYDVVNLGIKQPVSTILEAAEEQKADIIGMSGLLVKSTVIMKENLEEMNSRGMSENFPVLLGGAALTRSFVEEDLADMFGGEVRYAKDAFEGLRLMDAFMDYKRGVEGAELPALRKRKVKGGAKLEVTAPEDMPARSDVATDNPLPTPPFWGDRISKGIPLADYTAYLDERATFMGQWGLKASKKDDGPSYEELVETEGRPRMRAWLDRIQTEGLLEAAVVYGYFPCYSEGDDLVVLDEEGAERTRFSFPRQRRDRHLCLSDYWRPKESGELDVLPLQIVTVGSAISRATQELFEKNAYRDYLELHGLSVQLTEALAEYWHTRIRSELGFAGEDPAELESFFKLGYRGARFSLGYGACPDLEDRAKVVKLLEPERVGVTLSEEFQLVPEQATDAIVVHHPEAKYFNV, encoded by the coding sequence ATGAGTTCTCGACTCTCCTTCCGTGATGCCCTCGCCCAACGTGTCATCATCGCTGACGGCGCGATGGGCACGATGCTTCAGGCCCACGATCTCAGCCTCGATGATTTCAACGGGCTCGAAGGCTGCAACGAGATCCTCAATGTGACTCGGCCCGACGTTGTGCGATCCACACACGCGGCTTTCTTCGACGTCGGCGTGGACTGTGTCGAGACCAACACCTTCGGCACGAACTACGCCGCGCTCGGAGAATACGACATACCCGAACGCACCTACGAGCTCGCCGAGGCCGGAGCCCGTCTGGCCCGCGAGGTCGCCGACGATTACACGACCCCCGACCATCCCCGATACGTCCTGGGCGCGGCCGGTCCCGGGACGAAGCTTCCCTCCCTCGGCCATGTCGACTACGCCACCATCCGCGACTACTACGAGCGGTGCCACATCGGCCTCATCGAGGGCGGCGCCGACGCCATCCTCGTCGAGACCTGCCAGGACCTGCTGCAGACCAAGGCCGCTGTGGTCGGCGCGGTGCGCGCGCGGCGCGCCAAGGGCGTCGACATCCCGATCATCGCCCAGGTAACCATCGAGACAACCGGAACCATGCTGCTGGGCTCGGAGATCGGCGCCGCGCTGACCTCCCTGGAGCCGCTGGGCATCGACGTCATCGGCATCAACTGCGCCACCGGCCCCGCCGAGATGAGCGAGCACCTGCGCTACCTGTCCCAGCACGCGCAGGTGAACATCTCCTGCATGCCCAACGCCGGACTGCCCGAACTCGGCGCCAACGGCGCCGTCTACCCGCTGCAGCCCAACGAGCTGGCCGACGCCCACGACTCCTTCACCGGGGAGTTCGGGCTGAACATCGCCGGCGGCTGCTGCGGCACCACGCCCGAGCACCTGCGCCAGGTCGTCGAGCGCGTCGGGGGCCGCGGCGTCAAGAACCGCAACGCCGAGAACCCGGCGTCCGCCGCCTCCCTCTACCAGAGCGTCCCCTTCCGCCAGGACCTCAGCTACCTGGCCGTGGGCGAGCGCACCAACGCCAACGGGTCGAAGAAGTTCCGCGAGGCGATGGTGGAGGAGCGCTACGACGACTGCGTGGAGATCGCCCGCGACCAGATCGCCGACGGCGCCCACCTGCTCGACCTCAACGTCGACTACGTGGGCCGCGACGGCAAGGCCGACATGAGCGAGCTGGCCTCGCGTCTGGCGACCGCCTCGACGCTGCCCATCATGCTCGACTCCACCGAGCCCGACGTCGTCGAAGCGGGCTTGGAGAGGCTCGGCGGCCGCGCGGTGATCAACTCCGTCAACTACGAGGACGGCGACGGCCCCGACTCCAAGATGAAGCGGCTGATGCCGGTCATCAAGGAGCACGGCGCCGCCGTGGTCGGGCTGACGATCGACGAGGACGGCCAGGCCCGCACCGCGGAGTGGAAGGTGCGCGTAGCCTCCCGCCTCATCGACGAGCTCACCGGCGAGTGGGGGATGGACCGCGGGGACATCATCATCGATGCCCTGACCTTCCCCATCGGTACCGGCCAGGACGAGACCCGGCGCGACGGCATCGAGACGATCGAGGCCATCAAGGAGATCAACCGGCTCTACCCGGGTGTGCAGACCACCCTGGGGCTGTCCAACCTCTCCTTCGGCCTCAACCCGGCCGCGCGCATCGTGCTGAACTCGGTGTTCCTGCACGAGTGCACCCAGGTGGGCCTGACCTCGGCCATCGTGCACGCGTCCAAGATCCTGCCGATGAACCGGATCCCGGACGAGCAGCGCCAGGTGGCGCTGGACATGATCTACGACCGGCGCACCGACGACTACGACCCGCTGTCGAAGTTCCTCGACCTGTTCGAGGGCGTCGACGCCCAGGCGCTGAAGGCCTCGCGCGCCGACGCGCTGGCTCAGCTGCCGCTGTGGGAGCGCCTTGAGCGCCGCATCATCGACGGCGAGATGAACGGCATGGACGCCGACCTGGACGAGGCGCTGACCGAGCGTCCGGCCCTGCAGATCGTCAACGACACCCTGCTGGCCGGTATGAAGGTCGTGGGCGACCTGTTCGGCTCCGGCGAGATGCAGCTGCCGTTCGTGCTGAAGTCGGCCGAGTGCATGAAGTCCGCCGTGGCCCATCTTGAGCCGCACATGGAGAAGTCCGAAGACGAGGAGGGCAAGGGCCGCATCGTGCTCGCCACCGTCAAGGGCGACGTGCACGACATCGGCAAGAATCTTGTCGACATCATCCTCTCCAACAACGGCTACGACGTGGTCAACCTCGGCATCAAGCAGCCGGTGTCGACCATCCTGGAGGCCGCCGAGGAGCAGAAGGCCGACATCATCGGCATGTCCGGCCTGCTGGTGAAGTCCACGGTGATCATGAAGGAGAACCTCGAGGAGATGAACTCCCGGGGGATGTCCGAGAACTTCCCCGTCCTGCTGGGCGGTGCGGCGCTGACCCGCTCCTTCGTCGAGGAGGACCTCGCCGACATGTTCGGCGGCGAGGTCCGCTACGCCAAGGACGCCTTCGAGGGCCTGCGCCTGATGGACGCCTTCATGGACTACAAGCGCGGTGTCGAAGGCGCCGAGCTGCCCGCCCTGCGCAAGCGCAAGGTCAAGGGCGGCGCCAAGCTTGAGGTCACCGCGCCCGAGGACATGCCCGCGCGCAGTGACGTGGCCACCGACAACCCGCTGCCCACCCCGCCGTTCTGGGGCGACCGGATCAGCAAGGGCATCCCGCTGGCCGACTACACCGCCTACCTGGACGAGCGGGCCACCTTCATGGGCCAGTGGGGCCTGAAGGCGTCCAAGAAGGACGACGGCCCCAGTTACGAGGAGCTGGTCGAGACCGAGGGTCGGCCGCGCATGCGCGCCTGGCTGGACCGCATCCAGACCGAGGGCCTGCTGGAGGCCGCGGTGGTCTACGGGTACTTCCCCTGCTACAGCGAGGGCGACGACCTGGTGGTGCTGGACGAGGAGGGCGCCGAGCGCACCCGCTTCAGCTTCCCGCGCCAGCGCCGCGACCGCCACCTCTGCCTGTCGGACTACTGGCGGCCCAAGGAGTCGGGCGAGCTCGACGTGCTGCCGCTGCAGATCGTCACGGTCGGCTCGGCCATCAGCCGCGCCACCCAGGAGCTGTTCGAGAAGAACGCCTACCGCGACTACCTGGAGCTGCACGGCCTTTCGGTGCAGCTGACCGAGGCGCTGGCCGAGTACTGGCACACCCGGATCCGCTCGGAGCTGGGTTTCGCCGGCGAGGACCCCGCCGAACTGGAGTCGTTCTTCAAGCTGGGATACCGGGGCGCCCGCTTCTCGCTGGGCTACGGCGCCTGCCCGGACCTGGAGGACCGCGCCAAGGTCGTCAAGCTGCTGGAGCCCGAGCGCGTCGGCGTCACGTTGTCCGAAGAGTTCCAACTCGTTCCCGAACAGGCCACCGACGCGATCGTCGTTCATCACCCGGAGGCTAAATACTTCAACGTATGA
- a CDS encoding HAD family hydrolase yields MTDTGSPLQAVLFDMDGTLIDSESLWGRAEAATAAALGGVWTHEDHRRNIGGAAVPVARYMIERAGVRADPADVAERLQAEFARQSAGGAELRPGAKELVALVADSGVPSALVTSTQRPLVDSAIGAIGADSFDVSVAGDEVEANKPDPAPYLQAARLLGVDPAGCVAFEDSRVGVASALAAGCATVAVLDQVAFEPGGRLSVLESLVGVDMSWIESLVAP; encoded by the coding sequence ATGACCGACACCGGCTCGCCCCTGCAGGCCGTCCTCTTCGACATGGACGGCACCCTGATCGACAGCGAGAGCCTGTGGGGGCGGGCCGAGGCGGCGACGGCGGCCGCCCTCGGCGGGGTGTGGACCCATGAGGACCACCGCCGCAACATCGGGGGCGCCGCCGTGCCGGTGGCCCGCTACATGATCGAGCGGGCCGGCGTGCGGGCCGATCCCGCCGACGTCGCCGAGCGCCTGCAGGCGGAGTTCGCCCGCCAGTCGGCCGGGGGCGCCGAGCTGCGCCCCGGGGCCAAGGAGCTGGTGGCCCTCGTGGCGGACTCGGGCGTCCCCTCGGCGCTGGTCACCTCCACGCAGCGGCCCCTGGTCGACTCGGCCATCGGGGCCATCGGGGCGGACAGCTTCGACGTCTCGGTCGCCGGCGACGAGGTCGAGGCCAATAAGCCCGACCCCGCCCCTTACCTCCAGGCCGCCCGGCTGCTGGGCGTCGACCCCGCCGGGTGCGTGGCTTTCGAGGACTCCCGGGTGGGGGTGGCGTCCGCGCTGGCGGCGGGATGCGCGACCGTGGCCGTCCTCGACCAGGTCGCCTTCGAACCCGGTGGCCGGCTGTCGGTGCTGGAGTCGCTGGTCGGCGTGGACATGTCCTGGATCGAGTCGCTGGTCGCCCCCTGA
- a CDS encoding ABATE domain-containing protein, with translation MTTPTELSSAAALVQAFVSTGDDLTDRAELAAFLRDRRLVTEGAIPITLADFEEAVSLRDAIAAALHRAGGRSFDADAIERGQRILEGLRVTVRLEPSGEPLQLLAPAVVDEVRRGLARIAGAWATVLATGEWQRIRP, from the coding sequence ATGACCACCCCCACAGAGCTGAGCTCCGCCGCCGCCCTCGTCCAGGCGTTCGTCTCCACCGGCGACGACCTCACCGACCGCGCCGAACTCGCCGCCTTCCTGCGCGACCGCCGACTGGTGACCGAAGGGGCGATCCCCATCACCCTGGCCGACTTCGAGGAGGCGGTCTCGCTGCGCGACGCCATCGCGGCGGCGCTGCACCGCGCCGGAGGCCGCTCCTTCGACGCCGACGCGATCGAGCGCGGTCAGCGGATCCTCGAAGGGCTGCGCGTCACCGTGCGGCTGGAGCCCTCGGGCGAACCGTTGCAGCTGCTGGCGCCCGCGGTCGTCGACGAGGTCCGGCGCGGTCTTGCCCGCATCGCCGGAGCCTGGGCGACGGTGCTGGCCACGGGGGAGTGGCAGCGGATCCGCCCCTGA
- a CDS encoding VOC family protein yields MSESQVRITDVIVDCRDPERLAAFWSAVLGSRVKVRIGPYVFLDGGAGPGMGFQRSDTPGTGKNRVHLDLRAVDPRAEQRRIEELGGRRLPEYAEGGFLVMADPEGNVFCILPEQAFDVDDAGRADYLGGA; encoded by the coding sequence ATGAGCGAGTCACAGGTGCGGATCACGGACGTCATCGTCGACTGCCGCGACCCCGAGCGGCTGGCCGCGTTCTGGTCGGCGGTCCTGGGCAGTCGGGTGAAGGTGCGCATCGGACCCTACGTCTTCCTGGACGGCGGTGCGGGACCGGGGATGGGGTTCCAGCGCAGCGACACACCGGGGACCGGTAAGAACCGCGTCCACCTGGATCTGCGGGCTGTGGACCCCCGCGCCGAACAGCGCAGGATCGAGGAGCTGGGCGGGCGCCGCCTGCCGGAGTACGCCGAGGGCGGTTTCCTGGTCATGGCCGATCCCGAGGGAAACGTGTTCTGCATCCTGCCCGAGCAGGCGTTCGACGTCGACGACGCCGGCCGGGCGGACTATCTCGGCGGCGCCTGA
- a CDS encoding PAC2 family protein yields MTELDSAPELVEPVMVAAFEGWNDAGEAASAVIEHLGSTWDADELLALQPDDYYDFQVSRPRATVVDGEHRGITWPTTRVSVARPKGARNDVVLVSGPEPNMRWRGFAGDLLSIARELGVRRIVLVGALLADSPHTRPVPVTGTTSPSALRNSLHLEPTSYDGPTGILGVLHEAFDSAGLEAVSLWAAVPHYVAQPPCPKGTLALLRRVEDVLDLTVPMGDLPEEARAWERGVDELASEDDDIAGYVRSLEEAKDAADLPEATGEAIAREFERYLKRRGRG; encoded by the coding sequence GTGACCGAGCTCGACAGCGCGCCCGAGCTCGTCGAGCCTGTCATGGTTGCCGCGTTCGAGGGCTGGAACGACGCCGGCGAGGCGGCGAGCGCCGTCATCGAGCACCTGGGCTCGACCTGGGACGCCGACGAGCTGCTCGCGCTGCAGCCCGACGACTACTACGACTTCCAGGTCTCGCGCCCGCGCGCGACCGTGGTCGACGGCGAGCACCGCGGCATCACCTGGCCGACCACGCGTGTCTCCGTCGCCCGGCCCAAGGGCGCGCGCAACGACGTGGTGCTGGTCAGCGGCCCTGAGCCGAACATGCGCTGGCGCGGGTTCGCCGGCGACCTGCTGTCGATCGCCCGCGAGCTGGGTGTGCGCCGGATCGTGCTGGTCGGTGCGCTCCTGGCCGACTCCCCGCATACGCGCCCGGTGCCGGTGACCGGCACCACCTCCCCCAGCGCGCTGCGGAACTCGCTGCACCTGGAGCCCACCTCCTACGACGGACCCACCGGCATCCTCGGGGTGCTGCACGAAGCCTTCGATTCCGCCGGTCTGGAGGCGGTTTCGCTCTGGGCGGCGGTTCCGCACTACGTCGCGCAGCCGCCGTGCCCCAAGGGCACCCTGGCGCTGCTGCGGCGGGTCGAGGACGTGCTCGACCTCACCGTGCCGATGGGCGACTTGCCCGAGGAGGCGCGGGCCTGGGAGCGCGGGGTCGACGAACTCGCCTCGGAGGACGACGACATCGCCGGCTACGTCCGCAGCCTGGAGGAGGCCAAGGACGCCGCCGACCTGCCCGAGGCCACCGGAGAGGCCATCGCGCGCGAGTTCGAGCGCTACCTCAAGCGGCGCGGCCGCGGCTGA
- a CDS encoding cellulose synthase encodes MPETLPIAGPMLGAALTVVGLLISWVVWRRRGAASGLRGVAWSLLPLAAGLMGLMTILWRLVADLFGFFVSLVFNPVVWGGVAVAALAVVLWVAGGVMKARGVGVRKGGETAAAEKGRGPAAGIGAGGGAAGAAGAPQSGQSGQAKGGKQGTKEQTGGDEDFGEIEDLLRKHGIE; translated from the coding sequence ATGCCGGAAACGTTGCCCATCGCAGGTCCGATGCTGGGAGCCGCCCTGACCGTCGTGGGGCTGCTCATCTCGTGGGTCGTCTGGCGCCGCAGGGGCGCCGCTTCGGGTCTCCGCGGCGTCGCGTGGTCGCTGCTGCCGCTGGCCGCCGGCCTGATGGGGCTGATGACGATCCTGTGGCGGCTGGTCGCCGACCTGTTCGGGTTCTTCGTCTCGCTGGTGTTCAATCCGGTCGTGTGGGGCGGCGTCGCCGTGGCCGCGCTGGCCGTCGTGCTGTGGGTGGCCGGAGGCGTCATGAAGGCGCGCGGTGTAGGTGTGCGCAAGGGCGGCGAGACCGCGGCGGCCGAGAAGGGCCGCGGCCCCGCCGCCGGCATCGGCGCCGGGGGCGGCGCCGCCGGCGCTGCCGGCGCACCGCAGTCCGGGCAGTCCGGTCAGGCCAAGGGCGGCAAGCAGGGCACCAAGGAGCAGACGGGCGGCGACGAGGACTTCGGGGAGATCGAGGACCTGCTGCGCAAGCACGGGATCGAGTAG
- a CDS encoding DUF3090 domain-containing protein: MSVFEYDPPDRFVAGTVGQPGERTFFLQAAGGGRVTSAVVEKAQVSALAERIEELLEEVRQRFGDPLEAGEPGESDDDPLEQPIDEDFRVGTLALAWDAESARVIIEAQQVEEESEGEDEEEVEVFAEDAPEGRDVLRVHLTAGEARAFAGRAMKVVAAGRPNCPLCGQPLDPEGHICPRQNGYKPGGM; encoded by the coding sequence ATGTCCGTGTTCGAATACGACCCTCCGGACCGCTTCGTCGCCGGGACGGTGGGGCAGCCGGGGGAGCGCACCTTCTTCCTGCAGGCCGCCGGCGGCGGCCGGGTCACCAGCGCCGTCGTGGAGAAGGCCCAGGTATCGGCGCTCGCCGAACGCATCGAGGAACTGCTGGAAGAGGTGCGGCAGCGCTTCGGCGATCCGCTGGAGGCCGGCGAGCCCGGCGAGTCCGACGACGATCCGCTGGAGCAGCCCATCGACGAGGACTTCCGGGTGGGCACGCTCGCTCTGGCCTGGGACGCCGAGTCCGCACGGGTCATCATCGAGGCCCAGCAGGTCGAAGAGGAGTCCGAAGGCGAGGACGAGGAGGAGGTCGAGGTCTTCGCCGAGGACGCGCCCGAGGGCCGCGACGTGCTGCGCGTCCACCTGACGGCGGGGGAGGCGCGCGCCTTCGCCGGTCGGGCGATGAAAGTGGTCGCCGCGGGACGTCCCAACTGCCCGTTGTGCGGTCAGCCACTCGACCCCGAGGGGCACATCTGCCCGCGCCAGAACGGGTACAAGCCCGGCGGGATGTGA
- a CDS encoding NRDE family protein, whose amino-acid sequence MCTVIVGYDPDASTPLVLAALRDEMLDRAWQPPAAHWPERPALIGGRDTREGGTWLAAHAAEGSAPRVAALLNGIPPGSVSPADTTVPPGTTRYSRGRLPLAAAESGELGLDSGEARHYDPFHLLIADADGAVLHSWDGTRASEVRLVPGVTVLVNSGCDAEAPRARRHGPVFARTRPDPDPRHLARAQSVADLWGAWPGLLDDAARGDARTGGFGERTDDPASLIARSEFDGGRVWATSSVTLAACGRSALRYGFTGRPGDPAAWYLVR is encoded by the coding sequence ATGTGCACGGTGATCGTCGGCTACGACCCGGACGCGTCGACGCCGCTGGTCCTGGCCGCGCTGCGCGACGAGATGCTGGACCGCGCCTGGCAGCCCCCGGCGGCGCACTGGCCCGAGCGCCCCGCCCTGATCGGCGGGCGCGACACACGCGAGGGCGGCACCTGGCTGGCCGCGCACGCCGCCGAGGGGAGCGCTCCCCGGGTGGCCGCGCTGCTGAACGGCATCCCCCCGGGGTCGGTATCACCCGCCGACACCACCGTGCCGCCCGGTACGACGCGCTACAGCCGGGGACGACTGCCGTTGGCGGCGGCCGAGAGCGGCGAACTCGGCCTCGACTCCGGCGAGGCGCGCCACTACGACCCCTTCCACCTGCTGATCGCCGATGCCGACGGGGCGGTGCTGCATTCGTGGGACGGCACCAGGGCGAGTGAGGTGCGGCTGGTGCCGGGAGTCACCGTGCTGGTCAACTCCGGCTGCGACGCCGAGGCGCCCCGCGCCCGCCGCCACGGGCCGGTGTTCGCGCGCACCCGCCCCGACCCGGACCCCCGGCACCTGGCCCGCGCCCAGAGCGTGGCCGACCTCTGGGGTGCGTGGCCCGGACTGCTGGACGACGCCGCCCGCGGCGACGCCCGCACGGGCGGGTTCGGCGAGCGCACCGACGACCCCGCCTCGCTGATCGCCCGCTCGGAGTTCGACGGCGGCCGGGTGTGGGCGACCTCATCCGTCACTCTGGCCGCCTGCGGCCGCAGCGCGCTGCGCTACGGTTTCACCGGCCGTCCGGGCGATCCCGCCGCCTGGTACCTGGTGCGGTGA
- the mshC gene encoding cysteine--1-D-myo-inosityl 2-amino-2-deoxy-alpha-D-glucopyranoside ligase encodes MHMRSWPAPDLVRLPGSGGPLRVHDTVSGALRPLDPGPTARMYVCGITPYDAAHIGHAFTYLTFDLVVRVLRDSGHGVDYVQNVTDVDDPLLERAEANGEDWRELAEHEVQVFREDMAALRILPPRAYVGVVESVQLIADFVARIREAGAAYELEGDVYFSVAEAAKFGEVSGLSREQMTELFPERGGDPERLGKKDPLDWLLWRAERPGEPAWDTALGRGRPGWHVECSAISLNELGMGFDLNGGGDDLVFPHHEMGAAEARSATGSGPHARTYMHVGMVGLDGEKMSKSRGNLVFASSLRKRGVDPMAVRVAMLGHHYRTAWQWSEDSLSEAAQRLERWRAAADRSAGPDAMPTLERVRAALADDLDSAAAVAALDDWAERALAGGGDDPAAPALMRDTADTLLGVRL; translated from the coding sequence CTGCACATGCGTTCTTGGCCCGCTCCCGACCTCGTCCGCCTGCCCGGCAGCGGCGGTCCGCTCCGCGTCCACGACACCGTCTCCGGCGCCCTCCGCCCCCTCGATCCCGGGCCCACGGCCCGGATGTACGTCTGCGGCATCACGCCCTACGACGCCGCCCACATCGGGCACGCCTTCACCTACCTCACCTTCGACCTGGTGGTCCGGGTGCTGCGTGACTCCGGTCACGGGGTCGACTACGTGCAGAACGTCACCGACGTCGACGATCCACTGCTGGAGCGGGCCGAGGCCAACGGTGAGGACTGGCGGGAGCTGGCCGAGCACGAGGTCCAGGTCTTCCGCGAGGACATGGCGGCGCTGCGGATCCTGCCACCCCGGGCTTACGTCGGCGTCGTAGAGTCGGTGCAGCTGATCGCCGACTTCGTCGCCCGCATCCGCGAGGCCGGAGCCGCCTACGAGCTGGAGGGCGACGTCTATTTCTCCGTCGCCGAAGCCGCCAAGTTCGGCGAGGTCAGCGGCCTGAGCCGGGAGCAGATGACCGAGCTGTTCCCCGAGCGCGGCGGCGACCCCGAGCGCCTGGGCAAGAAGGATCCGCTGGACTGGCTGCTGTGGCGCGCCGAGCGCCCCGGCGAGCCCGCCTGGGACACCGCGCTGGGGCGCGGCCGCCCGGGCTGGCACGTGGAGTGCAGCGCGATCTCGCTGAACGAGCTGGGCATGGGCTTCGACCTGAACGGCGGCGGCGACGACCTGGTCTTCCCGCACCACGAGATGGGCGCCGCCGAGGCGCGGAGCGCCACCGGTAGCGGCCCGCACGCCCGCACCTACATGCACGTGGGTATGGTCGGTCTCGACGGCGAGAAGATGTCGAAGTCGCGCGGCAACCTGGTCTTCGCCTCGTCGCTGCGCAAGCGCGGTGTCGACCCCATGGCGGTGCGCGTGGCCATGCTCGGCCACCACTACCGCACCGCCTGGCAGTGGAGCGAGGACTCGCTGTCAGAGGCCGCGCAGCGCCTGGAGCGCTGGCGGGCAGCCGCCGACCGGAGCGCGGGCCCCGATGCGATGCCGACGCTTGAGCGCGTCCGCGCGGCCCTGGCCGACGACCTGGACAGCGCCGCCGCGGTGGCCGCTCTCGACGACTGGGCCGAGCGCGCACTGGCGGGCGGGGGCGACGACCCCGCCGCCCCCGCCCTGATGCGCGACACCGCCGACACCCTGCTGGGCGTGCGGTTGTAA
- a CDS encoding SCO1664 family protein has protein sequence MTASFEGLSTTDALELLSTGELQPVGRLTEASNATLYCTVAGGGAEAGCVYKPVAGERPLWDFPDGTLAGREMSAFAVSDTLGWDVVPPTVHRDGPFGEGMVQLWIDGDPSVDLVELSRDTDHPGLRRMAVFDAVINNSDRKIGHLLPMMSGHLYGCDHGVSFAEDYKLRTVLWQWQGEPLTDEALAGLALLEERLRDPESPVASELRRHLTGPESYAVLRRVELLRHHRVHPYPSPDWPAIPWPPV, from the coding sequence ATGACCGCGTCGTTCGAAGGGCTGTCGACCACCGACGCCTTGGAGCTGCTGAGCACCGGCGAGCTGCAGCCGGTGGGGCGGCTGACCGAGGCGTCCAACGCCACCCTGTACTGCACCGTCGCGGGCGGCGGCGCCGAGGCCGGCTGCGTATACAAGCCCGTGGCCGGCGAGCGGCCGCTGTGGGACTTCCCCGACGGCACCCTGGCCGGCCGCGAGATGTCGGCGTTCGCGGTATCGGACACGCTGGGCTGGGACGTCGTGCCGCCGACCGTCCACCGCGACGGCCCCTTCGGCGAGGGCATGGTGCAGTTGTGGATCGACGGCGACCCGTCCGTCGACCTCGTCGAGCTCTCCCGCGACACCGACCACCCCGGCCTGCGCCGCATGGCGGTGTTCGACGCGGTCATCAACAACTCCGACCGCAAGATCGGCCACCTGCTGCCCATGATGTCCGGCCACCTCTACGGCTGCGACCACGGCGTCTCCTTCGCCGAGGACTACAAGCTGCGCACCGTGCTGTGGCAGTGGCAGGGCGAACCGCTCACCGACGAGGCCCTGGCCGGGCTGGCGCTGCTGGAGGAGCGGCTGCGCGACCCCGAAAGCCCGGTGGCGAGCGAGCTGCGGCGCCACCTCACCGGGCCGGAAAGCTACGCCGTGCTGCGGCGCGTCGAACTGCTGCGCCACCACAGGGTCCACCCCTACCCCTCGCCCGACTGGCCCGCCATCCCCTGGCCGCCGGTGTAG